One Mesorhizobium sp. J428 DNA segment encodes these proteins:
- a CDS encoding MBL fold metallo-hydrolase, whose translation MTSTAKPDVAAFFDKRTFSIQYVVSDPATKRCAIVDPVFDYDEKSGQTATWNADKILDYVAEKGLTVEWILDTHPHADHFSAAQYLKAKTGAPTAIGDHIVEVQKLWKDFYNWPDFPADGSQWDKLFAEGEAFSIGELKGRVMFSPGHTLASITYVIGDAAFVHDTLFMPDSGTARADFPGGSSKRLWRSIQDILALPDETRLFTGHDYQPGGREPQWESTVAEQKAKNSHISKAKSEADYCEVRDARDRTLPMPKLILHALQVNINGGRLPEPEASGKRYLKIPLDLLTGGPWG comes from the coding sequence ATGACCAGCACTGCCAAACCCGATGTCGCAGCCTTCTTCGACAAACGAACCTTCTCGATCCAGTACGTCGTGTCGGACCCGGCGACGAAGCGCTGTGCGATCGTCGATCCGGTGTTCGACTATGACGAGAAGTCGGGCCAAACCGCGACCTGGAACGCGGACAAGATCCTCGACTACGTCGCCGAGAAGGGGCTGACGGTTGAGTGGATCCTCGACACGCATCCGCATGCCGACCATTTCTCCGCCGCGCAGTATCTGAAGGCCAAGACGGGCGCGCCGACGGCCATAGGCGACCATATCGTCGAGGTGCAGAAGCTCTGGAAGGACTTCTACAATTGGCCCGACTTCCCTGCAGACGGGTCGCAGTGGGACAAGCTGTTTGCGGAGGGCGAGGCGTTCTCGATCGGCGAACTGAAGGGCCGCGTGATGTTCTCGCCCGGCCACACGCTCGCCTCTATCACCTATGTGATCGGCGACGCGGCTTTCGTGCACGACACACTTTTCATGCCGGATTCCGGCACGGCGCGGGCGGATTTTCCAGGCGGCAGTTCCAAGCGGCTGTGGCGCTCAATCCAGGATATCCTGGCCCTGCCGGACGAGACGCGGCTGTTTACCGGACATGATTACCAGCCCGGAGGCCGTGAACCGCAATGGGAATCCACGGTTGCCGAACAAAAAGCAAAGAACTCCCATATCTCCAAGGCGAAGTCCGAGGCAGACTATTGCGAGGTGCGCGATGCGCGCGACCGGACGCTGCCGATGCCGAAGCTCATCCTTCATGCGTTGCAGGTGAACATCAACGGCGGGCGGCTGCCGGAGCCGGAGGCGAGCGGGAAGCGCTATCTCAAGATCCCGCTCGACCTGCTGACCGGCGGTCCCTGGGGCTGA
- the otsB gene encoding trehalose-phosphatase, with the protein MTDLQATPAAPATHAPRHRYGDLPASVEGRALFLDVDGTLLDIADRPEDVQVPPHLLDSLALLSARLEGALALVSGRSLARLKQFFPDLSCGLAGLHGAEIAYPNGTHAAVQRSPELQGAIEALSRVATTWPGVEIEDKGGAFAAHYRLAPQFAAAVEVEMERLARRLGDQVVVQKGKCVIEIRPAGHDKGTALLEFMSQPPFAGRTPVAVGDDLTDEAMFRAANELGGLSVKVGAQGDTLARGIVSSPGDVRAWIADVAR; encoded by the coding sequence ATGACGGACTTGCAGGCAACGCCAGCGGCGCCCGCCACCCATGCCCCGCGCCACAGGTACGGCGATCTCCCGGCGAGCGTCGAAGGCCGCGCCCTCTTCCTCGACGTCGACGGCACACTTCTCGACATCGCCGACCGGCCCGAGGATGTCCAGGTTCCGCCGCACCTGCTGGACAGTCTCGCACTGCTCTCGGCCCGCCTCGAGGGAGCGCTCGCGCTGGTTTCGGGCCGCAGCCTGGCGCGTCTCAAGCAGTTCTTTCCCGATCTTTCCTGCGGCCTCGCCGGCCTGCACGGCGCGGAAATCGCCTATCCGAACGGAACTCATGCTGCAGTGCAGCGTTCGCCTGAGCTGCAAGGCGCGATCGAGGCGCTGTCGCGCGTTGCGACGACCTGGCCCGGCGTCGAGATCGAGGACAAGGGCGGCGCCTTTGCCGCTCACTATCGCCTCGCACCGCAATTCGCGGCGGCGGTCGAGGTCGAGATGGAACGGTTGGCACGCCGGCTGGGGGATCAGGTGGTGGTGCAGAAAGGGAAATGCGTGATCGAGATCAGGCCGGCGGGGCATGACAAGGGGACGGCGCTGCTGGAATTCATGTCGCAGCCACCTTTCGCGGGCCGCACGCCTGTCGCGGTCGGCGACGACTTGACCGACGAGGCAATGTTCCGGGCCGCCAACGAACTCGGCGGCTTGTCGGTGAAGGTCGGGGCGCAGGGCGACACCCTCGCTCGCGGCATCGTCTCCTCCCCCGGCGACGTCAGGGCCTGGATCGCGGACGTCGCCCGATGA
- a CDS encoding trehalase-like domain-containing protein: MNPKMSLDLGVIGNAAAAALVDRAGSIVWMCAPRMDGDPVFCRLLGGEDGTAAGETGDWSIRIERMASSRQSYVRNTAILETVLEDEDGNGLRITDFAPRFKSVGRMFRPLTLIRIIEPLKGAPRVSGTHAAEVELRRACARDDARLEPYPLYPG, from the coding sequence ATGAACCCGAAGATGTCTCTCGATCTCGGCGTGATCGGCAATGCCGCCGCGGCAGCGCTCGTCGACCGTGCTGGTTCTATCGTGTGGATGTGCGCGCCACGTATGGATGGCGACCCGGTCTTCTGTAGGCTGCTCGGCGGCGAGGACGGAACGGCGGCCGGCGAAACCGGCGACTGGTCGATCCGGATCGAGCGTATGGCGTCGAGCCGCCAGTCCTATGTGCGCAACACCGCGATCCTGGAGACCGTGCTGGAGGACGAGGACGGCAATGGCCTGCGCATCACCGATTTCGCGCCCCGCTTCAAGTCGGTCGGGCGCATGTTCCGGCCGCTCACCCTCATCCGCATCATCGAGCCGCTGAAGGGCGCCCCCCGCGTGTCGGGCACTCATGCGGCCGAGGTGGAACTACGGCGCGCATGCGCCCGAGACGACGCGCGGCTCGAACCATATCCGCTTTATCCTGGGTGA
- a CDS encoding glycoside hydrolase family 15 protein: protein MRPRWNYGAHAPETTRGSNHIRFILGEQVLRLTTNAPVEFVQRGTPFLVDRAYAFVFGPDERLAAHPLDTAHSLLRETRDYWIDWVRSLHLPADWQDVVIRSAITLKLCSYEETGGIVAALTTSIPEYGATGRTWDYRFCWLRDSFFTVKALNALGATRTMEDYLGYVSNIAAASPQGYLQPLFGIGLERRIDEEIAGSLDGYRGLGPVRRGNAAYTQVQNDGYGSVILSVIQYFFDERLPGMGEESLFRRLEPLGEQAFARWDVPDAGLWEFRTRNSVHTHSSLMCWAACDRLARIAAKVGLADRVDYWRGRADTIREGILARAWNEELKAFVSTFEGSDLDASLLLIPEIGLLPADDPRFLSTLAAIEKHLRFGHHLYRYRTPDDFGEPETAFTACTFWLIDALARVGRADDARAIFEDVLAHRNHLGLLSEGIHVDTGELWGNYPQTYSMVGLINAAMRLSRRWEDML from the coding sequence ATGCGGCCGAGGTGGAACTACGGCGCGCATGCGCCCGAGACGACGCGCGGCTCGAACCATATCCGCTTTATCCTGGGTGAGCAGGTGCTGCGGCTGACGACGAACGCGCCGGTCGAGTTCGTCCAGCGCGGCACACCCTTTCTCGTCGACCGTGCCTACGCCTTCGTCTTCGGCCCGGACGAACGGCTCGCCGCGCATCCGCTCGACACGGCGCATTCCCTCCTCCGGGAAACGCGTGACTACTGGATCGACTGGGTCCGCAGCCTGCATCTGCCCGCCGACTGGCAGGACGTCGTGATCCGCTCCGCGATAACCCTCAAGCTGTGTTCGTACGAGGAGACGGGCGGCATCGTCGCGGCGCTCACCACGTCCATCCCCGAATATGGCGCGACCGGCCGCACCTGGGATTACCGCTTCTGCTGGCTGCGCGATTCCTTCTTCACCGTGAAGGCGCTCAACGCGCTCGGCGCCACGCGGACGATGGAGGACTATCTCGGCTATGTCTCCAACATCGCCGCCGCCTCGCCGCAGGGCTATCTGCAGCCCTTGTTCGGCATCGGCCTGGAGCGGCGGATCGACGAGGAGATCGCCGGCTCGCTCGACGGCTACCGCGGCCTCGGGCCCGTGCGCCGCGGCAACGCCGCCTATACCCAGGTGCAGAACGACGGCTACGGCTCGGTCATCCTCTCGGTCATCCAGTATTTCTTCGACGAGCGCCTTCCCGGCATGGGCGAGGAATCGCTGTTCCGCCGGCTGGAGCCGCTGGGCGAGCAGGCCTTTGCCCGCTGGGACGTGCCGGACGCCGGCCTGTGGGAATTCCGCACCCGCAATTCGGTGCACACCCATTCCAGCCTGATGTGCTGGGCGGCCTGCGACCGGCTCGCGCGCATCGCTGCAAAGGTCGGCCTTGCCGACCGCGTCGACTACTGGCGCGGCCGGGCCGACACGATCCGCGAGGGCATCCTCGCCCGAGCATGGAACGAGGAACTGAAAGCCTTCGTCTCGACCTTCGAGGGCAGCGATCTCGACGCGAGCCTGCTGCTCATCCCCGAGATCGGCCTCCTGCCCGCTGACGACCCCCGCTTCCTGTCGACGCTCGCGGCCATCGAGAAGCATCTGCGCTTCGGGCATCATCTCTACCGATACCGCACGCCGGACGATTTCGGCGAACCGGAGACGGCTTTCACCGCCTGCACCTTCTGGCTGATCGACGCGCTTGCCCGCGTCGGCAGGGCCGACGACGCGCGCGCCATCTTCGAGGACGTGCTCGCGCACCGCAACCATCTCGGCCTTCTGTCGGAAGGCATCCACGTCGACACGGGCGAACTCTGGGGCAACTATCCCCAGACCTATTCGATGGTCGGCCTCATCAACGCCGCCATGCGTCTGTCGCGGCGCTGGGAGGACATGCTGTGA
- a CDS encoding helix-turn-helix domain-containing protein: MTTAPIFLISPAHGSVPGGPATVPAPVLFASGEEIYAQGDRADRLYRVEFGAVRVYRLLADGRRQISAFHLPGEVFGFQADGVHHFFADAVGATGLRVLPRASAGSVTPEVMEFAVRCLVRTQEHLLVVGRQNAVERIGAFLLDMAERQGGLEQFDLPMSRTDIGDYLGLTIETVSRVFSKLRAQGVIKLVSLRTVEIKKPAVLRALCE; the protein is encoded by the coding sequence ATGACCACCGCTCCGATCTTCCTGATTTCTCCCGCTCACGGTTCCGTTCCGGGCGGCCCCGCCACGGTTCCCGCACCGGTTCTCTTTGCCTCCGGCGAGGAAATCTACGCCCAGGGCGACAGGGCGGACCGGCTCTACCGCGTGGAGTTCGGCGCCGTGCGCGTCTACAGGCTGCTGGCCGACGGCCGCAGGCAAATCTCGGCCTTCCACCTGCCGGGTGAAGTCTTCGGGTTCCAGGCCGACGGCGTGCATCATTTCTTTGCCGATGCGGTCGGTGCGACAGGCCTGCGCGTCCTGCCGCGCGCCAGCGCCGGCAGCGTCACGCCGGAGGTGATGGAGTTCGCGGTCCGCTGCCTCGTGCGCACCCAGGAACATCTGTTGGTGGTCGGACGCCAGAACGCAGTGGAGCGGATCGGTGCATTCCTGCTCGACATGGCCGAACGGCAGGGCGGGCTGGAGCAGTTCGATCTGCCGATGTCGCGCACCGACATCGGCGACTATCTCGGCCTCACGATCGAAACCGTCTCCCGCGTGTTCTCCAAGCTGCGCGCGCAGGGCGTCATCAAGCTGGTCAGCCTGCGCACGGTGGAGATCAAGAAGCCGGCGGTGCTGCGCGCGCTCTGCGAATAG
- the fixJ gene encoding response regulator FixJ, giving the protein MGDYVVHIVDDEEPVRKSLAFLLTIEGFTVRLHESATAFLRVAPDIRNACLVTDLRMPDIDGVELLRRLREQGRRIPAIVITGHGDVPMAVAAMKAGALDFIEKPFEDQILIDSIKRAAEEIEKVASNDVQSISSRLATLTEREREVLSGIVAGLPNKTIGYDLDISPRTVEVHRANIMSKMEARSLAELVRMAIAAGVLDQ; this is encoded by the coding sequence ATAGGTGACTACGTCGTTCACATCGTGGACGACGAGGAGCCGGTGCGGAAGTCGCTGGCGTTCCTGCTGACGATCGAGGGCTTCACGGTGCGGCTGCACGAATCGGCGACGGCGTTTCTCAGGGTCGCGCCCGACATACGCAATGCCTGCCTGGTCACGGACCTGCGCATGCCGGATATCGACGGCGTCGAACTGCTGCGCCGGCTGCGCGAGCAGGGGAGGAGGATCCCGGCGATCGTCATAACCGGCCACGGCGACGTGCCGATGGCGGTCGCGGCGATGAAGGCGGGCGCGCTGGATTTCATCGAGAAGCCGTTCGAGGACCAGATCCTGATCGACAGCATCAAGCGCGCGGCCGAGGAGATCGAGAAGGTGGCGTCCAACGACGTCCAGTCGATCTCAAGCCGGCTCGCCACGCTGACCGAGCGCGAGCGCGAGGTACTGTCGGGCATCGTCGCAGGCCTGCCGAACAAGACCATAGGCTACGACCTCGACATCTCGCCGCGCACTGTCGAGGTGCACCGTGCGAACATCATGTCGAAGATGGAAGCGAGAAGCCTCGCCGAACTGGTGCGCATGGCGATCGCCGCCGGGGTCCTCGACCAGTGA
- a CDS encoding PAS domain S-box protein, translating into MKLMPVASRSGRLLADLFARENRPLARYVIAVVAVLLTFALQVFVQKVWNGPLLFIVFAPAIVLASIVGGLGPGLFSVAASLASAYVLINLSPQFAEAPWLGLGIFAVAGGIIAWLGEVLRAAYAEMADTERQLRLREAHLSSVLDTVPDATVVIDRKGTIVSFNAAAVRQFGYSESEVVGRNVRMLMPEPYQREHDGYINRYMDTGERRIIGIDRVVVGSRKDGSTFPMKLAVGEMRSGDSLFFTGFIRDLTEREESEARLREVQSELARLARLNELGEMASTLAHELNQPLSTIANYSQGCVRMLRDAPDAIAMRLREALEEVAAQSLRAGQIIRHLREFVMRGETEQTREDIRKLVEEAGALALVGSREQGVRVVFQFDTGADFVFADRVQIQQVLTNLMRNATEAMRESERKELTVRTYPDDRFAVIEVADTGPGISEEIAERLFKPFVTTKSGGMGIGLSISRRIIEAHGGEISVARNEHGGATFRFTLPAYRETQSNDDR; encoded by the coding sequence ATGAAACTGATGCCCGTCGCCTCCCGGAGCGGTAGGCTGTTGGCGGATTTGTTCGCGCGGGAGAATCGCCCGCTCGCGCGCTATGTGATCGCGGTCGTCGCAGTCCTGCTGACGTTCGCGCTGCAGGTCTTCGTCCAGAAGGTCTGGAACGGGCCACTGCTGTTCATCGTCTTCGCGCCCGCGATCGTGCTCGCCTCGATCGTTGGTGGGCTGGGCCCCGGCCTGTTCAGCGTCGCCGCCTCGCTTGCCAGCGCCTATGTCCTTATCAATCTCTCGCCGCAATTCGCAGAGGCCCCTTGGCTCGGCCTCGGCATCTTTGCCGTAGCCGGCGGAATTATCGCCTGGCTTGGCGAGGTGCTGCGCGCCGCCTATGCGGAGATGGCAGACACCGAGAGGCAGCTCAGGCTGCGCGAGGCGCATCTGAGTTCCGTGCTCGACACCGTGCCCGATGCGACGGTGGTGATCGACCGGAAGGGCACCATCGTCTCGTTCAACGCAGCCGCCGTACGGCAGTTCGGCTACAGCGAGAGCGAGGTGGTCGGCCGCAACGTGCGCATGCTGATGCCGGAGCCCTATCAGCGCGAGCATGACGGCTACATCAACCGCTACATGGACACGGGCGAGCGGCGCATCATCGGCATCGACCGCGTGGTGGTCGGATCCCGCAAGGACGGATCGACCTTTCCGATGAAGCTCGCGGTCGGCGAGATGCGCTCGGGCGACAGCCTGTTCTTCACGGGCTTCATCCGCGACCTGACGGAACGCGAGGAATCCGAGGCGCGGCTGCGCGAGGTGCAGTCGGAGCTGGCGCGGCTCGCCCGCCTGAACGAGCTCGGCGAGATGGCGTCCACGCTCGCGCACGAGCTGAACCAGCCGCTGTCGACCATCGCGAACTATTCGCAGGGATGTGTGCGCATGCTGCGCGATGCGCCGGATGCAATCGCGATGCGCCTGCGCGAGGCGCTGGAGGAAGTCGCAGCCCAATCGCTGCGGGCAGGGCAGATCATCAGGCACCTGCGCGAATTCGTGATGCGCGGGGAGACTGAGCAGACGCGCGAGGACATCCGCAAGCTGGTCGAGGAGGCCGGCGCGCTGGCACTGGTGGGGTCGCGCGAGCAGGGCGTTCGGGTCGTGTTCCAGTTCGATACCGGCGCCGACTTCGTCTTTGCCGATCGGGTGCAGATCCAGCAGGTGCTGACCAATTTGATGCGCAATGCCACCGAGGCGATGCGCGAGAGCGAGCGCAAGGAGCTCACGGTGCGCACTTATCCGGACGATCGCTTCGCGGTCATCGAGGTGGCGGACACCGGACCCGGCATTTCGGAGGAGATCGCCGAGCGGCTGTTCAAGCCGTTCGTGACCACCAAGTCGGGCGGCATGGGCATCGGCCTGTCCATCTCGCGGCGGATCATCGAGGCGCATGGCGGCGAGATTTCCGTCGCCCGCAATGAACATGGCGGCGCGACGTTCCGCTTCACGCTGCCTGCATACAGGGAGACGCAGAGCAATGACGATAGGTGA
- a CDS encoding efflux RND transporter periplasmic adaptor subunit, protein MKRSWPRRAGYAAAALAVAGAAWWALREQPAQVDVATVTERSMRVTIREEGIARVRDVYAVSTPIAGHMSRTVLEEGDSVVAGKTIVAAIHPLDPPLIDRRTEAELLAARDAARSGVGIATSELGRAETSLKLAEEELERALKLFGPGVISESTLQRNRNEVALQRAAVDAARATVGYRQAELASAEARLLQPNSASRNAADCCVTLLAPIDGTVLAVHTRSEQAVAAGAVVAEIGDTSKLEIVVDLLSADAMRIAPGTKADILEWGGEGALSATVRKIDPAAFTKVSALGIEEQRVNVVFDLDKGAPGLGHGFRVVAELAIWDCPSCLQVPISALFRSGDTWRVFRLAEGRLSEIAVEIGRMNDETAQVLRGLSPGDVVVVHPSDVLADGSPAVARH, encoded by the coding sequence ATGAAACGATCCTGGCCGAGACGAGCGGGCTATGCAGCCGCGGCCCTCGCCGTGGCGGGCGCGGCCTGGTGGGCGCTGCGCGAGCAGCCGGCGCAGGTCGACGTGGCGACGGTGACGGAGCGGTCGATGCGCGTGACCATCCGCGAGGAGGGGATCGCCAGGGTCCGCGACGTCTATGCCGTCTCGACTCCGATCGCCGGCCATATGTCGCGGACGGTGCTGGAGGAGGGCGACAGTGTCGTCGCCGGCAAGACGATCGTGGCCGCTATCCATCCGCTCGACCCGCCGCTGATCGACCGCCGGACAGAGGCGGAGCTGCTGGCCGCCCGCGACGCGGCGCGTTCCGGTGTCGGCATCGCAACCAGCGAACTCGGCCGCGCCGAGACGTCGCTCAAGTTGGCCGAGGAAGAGCTGGAGCGAGCGCTCAAGCTGTTCGGGCCCGGCGTGATCTCGGAAAGCACACTCCAGCGAAACAGAAACGAAGTCGCGCTGCAGCGGGCCGCGGTCGATGCCGCGCGCGCGACGGTGGGCTACCGGCAGGCGGAGCTCGCCAGCGCAGAGGCGCGGCTGCTCCAGCCGAACAGCGCAAGCCGCAATGCGGCAGACTGCTGCGTGACGCTGCTGGCGCCGATCGACGGCACGGTGCTGGCCGTGCACACGCGCAGCGAGCAGGCCGTGGCCGCCGGCGCGGTCGTGGCCGAGATCGGCGACACGTCGAAGCTGGAGATCGTGGTGGACCTTCTGTCAGCCGATGCGATGCGGATCGCGCCGGGGACGAAGGCTGACATCCTGGAATGGGGAGGCGAGGGGGCGCTGTCGGCCACGGTACGGAAGATTGATCCGGCGGCGTTCACCAAGGTGTCCGCGCTCGGCATCGAGGAACAACGGGTCAACGTCGTTTTCGATCTGGACAAGGGCGCTCCTGGGCTGGGGCACGGTTTCCGAGTGGTGGCGGAGCTCGCGATCTGGGACTGCCCTTCCTGCCTCCAGGTGCCGATCAGCGCATTGTTCCGCTCCGGCGATACGTGGCGGGTGTTCCGGCTGGCCGAGGGTCGGCTGTCGGAGATCGCGGTGGAAATCGGCAGGATGAACGACGAGACAGCCCAGGTGCTGAGAGGGCTTTCTCCGGGTGACGTGGTGGTGGTGCACCCCTCGGACGTGCTGGCCGACGGGTCGCCGGCCGTGGCGCGACATTGA
- a CDS encoding ABC transporter permease gives MPVLDRKLFRDLLRMWAQVLAIALVMACGVATIVTAVGAYRSLDETRSAFYERYRFGTVFAGATRAPLSLREQLTRIGGVSGVELRVSKSVVLDIEGMAEPAAGVMVSIPDAGEPAVNRLYLRKGQWPDAARHGEVAVLESFAKAHGMEPGDRFSTIMNGSKRVLTITAIVLSPEFVYAIGPGDMVPDQRRFGVMFMPRTALEGLFDMEGAFNDLVIRTKGDARLADVIDAVDRLLKPYGGTGAVERKDQISHAFLDNELIQLRAMAAVIPPVFLFVSAFLINMILTRLISLEREQVGLMKAVGYGSFAIAWHYAKLTLVIAAIGTAVGSVVGYYLGRGLTHIYGDFFSFPFLVFRQSADLYVVAGAISAVAALAGSVRAIMGVVRLPPAVAMQPPAPTLYRSLALGREGITRHISQLTLMALRHLVRWPVRALLTTFGTSLAVALLITALFSYDSVAYMVDTVFFRAERQDATLVFANPRATDALQSAGRLPGVTRAESFRAAQIVLRHGHRERRVSISTVSDDTDLTRVLDTDLAPVTMPPAGLLIPERLARLLDVRAGDVVEVELLEYGGRLTRAVVTAVVQSYVGLAVYMHPDALDRLIGDGRRVAGVRVALDHARLNELYDAVKSTPAIGGIALQAVSRVHFRETIQQNITIMTSVYISLAVIITFGVVYNSARIQLSERARELASLRVLGFTSGEVSSVLLVELALIVALAQPLGWGLGTALSWSVVRGFESDLFRIPFVIERSTFAVASLVVITIATLSALIVRRRIDRLDLVRVLKTRD, from the coding sequence ATGCCGGTACTCGACCGCAAGCTCTTCCGCGATCTCCTGCGCATGTGGGCGCAGGTGCTGGCCATCGCGCTGGTGATGGCGTGCGGCGTCGCGACGATCGTCACCGCGGTCGGGGCCTACCGCTCGCTCGACGAGACGCGTTCGGCCTTCTACGAGCGATACCGCTTCGGCACGGTGTTCGCCGGGGCGACCCGCGCGCCGCTCAGCCTGCGCGAGCAACTGACGCGGATCGGCGGCGTCAGCGGGGTCGAGCTGCGGGTGTCGAAGTCGGTTGTCCTCGACATCGAGGGTATGGCGGAGCCGGCGGCCGGCGTCATGGTCTCGATACCGGATGCGGGTGAGCCGGCAGTGAACAGGCTCTACCTGCGCAAGGGACAATGGCCCGATGCTGCGCGCCACGGCGAGGTCGCCGTGCTCGAGAGCTTCGCCAAGGCGCATGGCATGGAGCCGGGCGACCGCTTCTCGACCATCATGAACGGCAGCAAGCGCGTGCTGACGATCACTGCGATCGTCCTGTCGCCGGAATTCGTCTACGCCATCGGGCCGGGCGACATGGTGCCCGACCAGCGCCGGTTCGGCGTGATGTTCATGCCCCGCACCGCACTCGAGGGCTTGTTCGACATGGAAGGGGCGTTCAACGACCTCGTCATCCGCACCAAGGGCGACGCGCGCCTGGCCGACGTGATCGACGCGGTCGACCGCCTGCTGAAGCCGTATGGGGGCACGGGCGCGGTCGAGCGCAAGGACCAGATCTCGCATGCCTTCCTCGACAACGAACTCATCCAGCTGAGGGCGATGGCCGCCGTCATTCCGCCGGTGTTCCTCTTCGTTTCGGCCTTCCTGATCAACATGATCCTGACGCGGCTGATCTCGCTGGAGCGCGAGCAGGTCGGGCTGATGAAGGCCGTCGGCTACGGTTCCTTCGCCATCGCCTGGCACTACGCGAAGCTCACGCTGGTGATCGCGGCGATCGGCACGGCCGTCGGGTCGGTCGTTGGCTATTATCTCGGCCGCGGGCTCACGCATATCTACGGCGACTTCTTCTCCTTCCCCTTCCTGGTGTTCCGGCAGAGCGCCGACCTCTATGTCGTGGCCGGCGCGATCAGCGCGGTGGCGGCGTTGGCGGGCAGCGTGCGTGCGATCATGGGCGTGGTGCGGCTGCCGCCGGCGGTGGCGATGCAGCCTCCCGCACCGACGCTCTACCGGTCGCTGGCGCTCGGCCGGGAAGGGATCACGCGGCACATATCGCAGCTGACGCTGATGGCGTTGCGCCATCTGGTGCGCTGGCCGGTTCGAGCGCTGCTCACCACCTTCGGAACCTCGCTGGCGGTGGCCCTCCTGATAACGGCGCTCTTTTCCTACGATTCTGTTGCCTACATGGTCGATACGGTCTTCTTCCGCGCCGAGCGGCAGGACGCGACGCTGGTCTTCGCCAATCCACGCGCGACGGATGCGCTGCAGTCGGCTGGTCGCCTGCCGGGCGTCACGCGGGCGGAGAGCTTTCGCGCCGCGCAGATCGTGCTGCGCCACGGGCATCGCGAGCGGCGGGTGTCGATCTCCACGGTCTCCGACGACACGGACCTGACGCGGGTGCTCGACACCGACCTCGCGCCAGTCACCATGCCGCCGGCGGGACTGCTCATCCCCGAACGGCTGGCCCGCCTGCTCGATGTCCGCGCGGGCGACGTCGTCGAGGTCGAACTGCTCGAATATGGCGGCAGGTTAACGCGCGCCGTGGTGACGGCGGTCGTGCAGAGCTATGTCGGGCTCGCGGTCTACATGCATCCGGACGCGCTCGACCGCCTCATCGGCGACGGACGGCGTGTCGCCGGCGTTCGCGTCGCGCTGGACCATGCACGGCTCAACGAGCTCTATGACGCGGTCAAGTCGACGCCGGCGATCGGCGGCATAGCGCTCCAAGCCGTTTCGAGGGTCCATTTCCGCGAAACGATCCAACAGAACATAACCATCATGACCAGCGTCTACATCTCGCTCGCCGTGATCATCACCTTCGGGGTCGTCTACAATTCGGCACGCATCCAGCTCTCCGAGCGGGCGCGGGAGCTGGCGAGCCTGCGCGTCCTCGGCTTCACCAGCGGCGAGGTCTCCAGCGTCCTTCTCGTGGAACTCGCGCTGATCGTGGCGCTCGCCCAGCCGCTGGGCTGGGGACTTGGCACGGCCCTTTCGTGGTCCGTGGTGCGTGGCTTCGAGAGCGATCTCTTCCGCATCCCGTTCGTGATCGAGCGGTCGACCTTCGCTGTCGCCAGCCTGGTCGTCATTACTATTGCCACCCTGTCCGCCCTGATCGTGCGCCGGCGCATCGATCGGCTCGATCTCGTGCGGGTTTTGAAAACGAGGGATTGA
- a CDS encoding ABC transporter ATP-binding protein, protein MSERILHAQQLTKIYRSGEVDIFALRGVDLELYRGEMTVLLGPSGSGKSTLLNILGGLDRATSGKAWFRDLELTACTEGQLTRFRREHVGFIFQFYNLIPSLTAWENVALVTEIAPDPMPPEEALAMVGLQDRMEHFPAQMSGGEQQRVAIARAIAKKPELMLCDEPTGALDSKTGVLVLEALSRINRDLGTTMAIITHNAGIRQIADRVVTFRDGAIVEAVRNDHKLQPSDVSW, encoded by the coding sequence GTGTCCGAACGGATCCTGCACGCGCAGCAACTGACGAAGATCTACCGGTCCGGAGAGGTCGACATCTTCGCGCTGCGCGGCGTCGACCTCGAACTCTACCGCGGCGAGATGACGGTGCTGCTCGGCCCGTCCGGAAGCGGCAAGTCGACGCTGCTCAACATACTGGGCGGGCTCGACCGCGCCACGTCCGGCAAGGCCTGGTTCCGCGACCTCGAACTCACGGCATGCACCGAGGGGCAGCTGACGCGCTTCCGGCGCGAGCACGTCGGCTTCATCTTCCAGTTCTACAACCTCATCCCGAGCCTCACCGCCTGGGAGAACGTCGCGCTGGTCACCGAGATCGCGCCCGATCCGATGCCGCCGGAAGAGGCGCTGGCGATGGTCGGACTCCAGGACCGCATGGAGCATTTCCCGGCCCAGATGTCGGGCGGTGAGCAACAGCGCGTCGCGATCGCCCGCGCGATTGCCAAGAAGCCGGAGCTGATGCTCTGCGACGAGCCGACCGGGGCGCTCGACTCCAAGACCGGCGTGCTGGTGCTCGAAGCCCTGTCGCGTATCAACCGCGACCTCGGCACGACGATGGCGATCATCACCCACAATGCGGGCATCCGGCAGATCGCCGACCGAGTGGTGACGTTCCGCGACGGCGCCATCGTCGAAGCGGTGCGGAACGACCATAAGCTCCAGCCCTCGGACGTGAGCTGGTAG